The genomic region gacaaataataaaaaaaagttgtcaaaacgttcaatctgtgagagtgcagctttaacttgaAGATTTACTgcgtaaatcccagtaaatttaaaatagcgtcggtatatgaATCTGTACTTGTCAAGTGacttttaaatgctaaatatcCACACATGCAATAAACTGGAagaccattatgcgctatttataaacgggtaaactcagctgagacagcgacaaaatattcttttaatcatatacactgatgtattatcggcctcctaattgctcgcattgacaattttcagcttgttttgaagaaatactgtacTTGCCGATTTTTAGACCATCTAGTGCCTAGTCCCTTTAATTAGTACATACAATTTAAACTATACATTTGTCATCGACTTTCAATGTGGGACAGAGATCTTGCACGCAGATACGTCGCCTTAAAGGTTTAATTATATTGGTgccaagttatttcaaaatccattaatgcatgaagaaattattggCCGTACTAGATCTCAAAAGTTTTAAAAGACATGCATTTAAATACTGATGGGAAGCAGCACTGACATTTGACCTATACTCGTGACCAAAACTCAATCATGCATGACAAACAAATGAATGGGTAACATGACCACATACACGAGAATGATCCGTCTCCATGGCCTTGtggcctacggagcgggaggtcgtgggttcgatcccgggccgcgtcataccgaaagacgttaaaagctggtacaagtagctcccttgcctggcgcttggcatttaaagggtagtgctcggaaaagtggtgtactcagtactggttcaacccaggaaagttgtatcccgtgtatcccgtgtatcggtgctttacaccgagcacgttaaagaaccaagagatctcttcgcaaagagctagggtatcgcacccggatctcttgtttcttcaagtcttccaatgtctggatttgactgcgaattgctgtcacttctatcttatgtcacttatggcatttaaacacaatttaagtcgtgatggcgtcaaggcggggtcaagccataatgcagccaatgggcgcgggcagaccttgataaactcaaataaacaaacatccGATGACATTAGACcgcttagtgtgaccttgacacaATGGCAGGACCTAGAccctgcacatttcttttaaatgtggTGGACATTTGTGCTGAGTTATTTTAAAACCACGACAGGTATGACACAGTTATAATCCGGACATTATGTGCAATGAACAGAGTATTTTATCTCGCCGACACACTGATTCTAGCCAACCGAAAAAGTGATTGGGCTATACCGTTTGTGGGATATGATGACATCTTTACCAGAGATATGAGTATTATAAAGATCAGATGTATACAGAGAAAAGATGGGGTTTTCTGAATTGCAACTTAATTCTTTCTAATAACGAATACGTAAATGAAACTATCGACACCGAGTCCAACAGGTCGATTGTGACTTTTTCAGCGCTGTCGGCGGTTCATGGTCAACCACATCATCCTGGCGATCATGACTGGGATGACCATAGCGATGACCAGGACCATCCACCTGGCGAAGAGGCGAACATTGTGTTGTGTGCGCACGTGAAAGAGTGGCCTTCTGGTGTGCAAGTGTACCCCGGGCTCGTGTGCCCCGTGCACTGCTGCCAGCGGAACGACCATGTGGAATGTTGTGAGGAAGAGGAACCGGAACCAGTCGAGTAAGGACAGTCTGCTAGTCGtccattatattattattattattagtagtagtagtagtgtgcAGTCAATAAATAGAAGTGTCAAAgatgaaaaagaaacataaatttGCATAGACTTTGCCATTGTATAGGCATGAATCTGGACCGATTCAAAATCAGTGATACTAACCTAATTGTATTCtgaccaatatttatttaattacttaataaatcCCTGGGGCCCAGTCTGTGACCAAGAGATTCTGACcgatattcattttacttacACCTAGTCTGCGACCTAGGATTTCAGCccgatatttattttactcagGCCCAGTCTGTCACCTAGGGCTTCTGAccgatatttgttttacttaggCCCAGTTTGTCACCTAGGGATTCTGACCGATATGTATCTACTTAGGCCCAGTCTATGACCTAAGGATTCTGACCGATATGTATCTACTTAGGCCCAGTCTATGACCTAAGGCTTCTGAccgatatttgttttacttagaCCCAGGTCTGTGACCTAAGGCTTCTGAccgatatttgttttacttaggCCCGGCCTGCTACTCAAGGATTCTGACCGATATTAATTTCACTTTGGCCCAGTCTGTGACGTAGGGATTCTGACCGATTTCACCTAGGCCCAGCCTGTAGCCTAAGGATTCTTGCCGATTTCACTTAGGCCTAGTCTGTAACCTTGGGATTCTGGTCGATTTCACTGAGGCCCAGTCGGTAGCCTAGGGATTCTTGCCGATTTCACTTACTTAGGCCTAGTCAGTAGCCTAGGGATTCTGGTCGATTTCACTGAGGCCCAGTCGGTAGCCTAGGTATTCCGGCCGATATCACTTAGGCCCAATCTGTCACCCAGGGGCACTATAAGTCCATAATACCTATCTTTATCGGTTTATATGGTATAAGTAGTTAaatttgttattcattatttagAAATGTTGTCTTAGACCATAGATAGCTATTTGTTTACTTGTCGAACAACCGACTGATCGAAAACAGTACTTTAAACTAGGACTGTTTACCatataaatgtgcatatatgcaaTAATTTCCAAGCATGAATacgttgtttttgaaaagaaagcTGCTTCAACCAACACCATTATAACCGGTAATATATCTGCACTGACACTACCTGTTGTTCCACATTAGACGATGcctgtgtacatgtatatccgTTGCAGGCACGGGAAGGGCCGGATGTTGGCGCTGATCATCGTGGCGTCACTGCTGGCCGTCCTCTCGATCGCATGCTTCGCGTTCGGCTGTTACAAGCACAAGAAGGCGAAGCTGAGGAAAACTCGCCCCACTGGCTCACCAAACGGTAGGACGGATAGCGGCCCTTGCAAATAATTCTCAAAATGCGGTTTCATTTAAGTAACCGAATGAATGGTGTCCTCGTTGTCACTTTTCAAAAAGCATTATTCTTATAAAATCATTGAGTGcatcaaaataattaaagctgcactcctacagatttaccattttcacaacttttttattttttgtcttggaaagaccaaatttttgcgtaaatatctgccaaaaaataataaaagattgctgacgaaagatcagatcgcagattttcatatttccgttcgaaaattaatgtttcagaAAAAGGCatacaacatcattttttgaacttgaatataaaaaactgtgatctgtttttgtcagcagtctataACTGATTTcgatggattttcgcaaaaatagggctcgttccaagacaaaaaataaaaaaaagttgtcaaaacgtttgatctgtgagagtgcagctttaaaaggactcgctaatgttttgtaaaaaaatattttttatgagaaaataaAGCGCGTGGCAAATCATACTGAgtgttaacattaacaaattgaAGGCTgtaacccttcaacaaatgttgatatatgctctaacattgtttttaaagtcAACGATTTTGTATAGCGTTAGTAGCGCTTTTCAGCTAAAGCCTTACATGTTAAACAATCTCTATTCTCCTGTAGACTTTGTGGGCGAAAGGTCTTGTTGTCAGTTTCCTAAAAAAAAGAATGTACCGGCATATCGGTTCACTCCCCCTAAAACCAGATTATTTTTTCACTTGACTTActattttctgcaattttggtaTCAAATAGTAAACTAATTATAACATTAGTGTttagtttaaacgttatatattttacaacgattgtgaagaaaggtgtgtaagcttatcactctcgttggcactatgttacacgagagtgtggtctggTGATGTgagggaaaccggagtacccggagataacccacttgtccggcttggtgaccactaaccaaactcacatgcgcccaggcctggaatcgaacccgggtccccttggtgagaagcgagtacgctaaccggacaaccccAATATtagtgtttttagatgcataGCCGTGAAAACAAGAGCGAGTCCCATATATTTTTATACGATAATTTTCACGCATGCTTTACTCGCTTTTGCGGTTTTAATGACGTCAGGACTATAAATAGCAACCAGTCAACATATAAAAAGCTATTTTAGTCACGATTTCATGACTTGGCATAATGAAGTTGCACATCTATTTCCGGTAGACGTTCCAGTGCGGCTCGAGACCATCTCGGGCGGCCGGTACACCGTTCCCCGGCGGGCGGCGGGATGGGGAGAAGATTTCAAACTTCCTCCGTCCACCACTAGCGGCAAATACAAGATTCCAGACGGCCCGCCGACATATTCACAGGTAATGTCTGTCGACAGGTACTAGCCTGTTTCCCATCACTTaagtgcttttattttttaagtggTGATTTAAAGGTGCACATTATAGGTagatacaaagaaaacaaaaacaaataatagtcTAAATGCATTTTCgtttttatcttatttgactttattgatggaaacaaaaaaatgcatatgattaaggtagagataaagaaatattagCATGTTTTAAATGAGGACTTTACCACGAAgcgattgatattttttgtaaaggcTAATATTTCTATATGTGTACtaaaatcatgttgttttttgtcttcaccatttaagtaaaatgagttgaacatgataatgcataaaacttatttttcttattattatttttcaccaACCTaaattgtgcgcctttaagagCTTGACGGTCTATCCGAATGCATGGCTGCATGAACATGATCGCTTGACAAACGCACCCTCATTGTAGCATTTATGCGTTATGTCTTAAACGTTAAGCGTGGATCAACCTACGTTCAACCGTTGCTATTTGATGAGTACACATACTGCATTTTTTCATCACACGAAAGCCAGCCTTATTAAAACTCGAGATTAcatcatttctttaaacaatccTCCGATTACATCTGgcattgtttattcattttatcttgaaacaaaatacaatttacagGCAACCAACAATTACCCGACACAGCCCCCACCCTACACCAGCCCCGAACCGCCCATTGACACGTGGAATGCCGGAAGCGGCAAGGAGACGCCGATTCCTCCGGCGGATGTGCCCATTGCAACCGCGCCTTCCGGCACAGTATATCTGTCCAGCTCATAGAAAATGAGGATAAGGATAAGGCACCTACGGAAGACATTTTTCTTATGTACTAGTTTACATTTTAAGGGTTTTTGAAAAACCTGACTGCAGTTTATAGACGTGCATAACACTCGTTTTGTTCCTGTTACCATTGTTAGACCTATTTCACAAAAACAGCATATTTTCAATACGAGCAATACTTGCAATTTCCCTCATTAACAAACaagtaaacaattatatcaagtTTGTGTTGCCAGAATATATCACGTAACATTCAAGTAATATTAGTTGTCCATACTAAGAATTATGCTTGCTTTATTGTAGTATGttgctttaaatatgtatttatgaaatTGAACTCTTTAGGTTTCTACTCATTCTTTAATATGTTGTATGTTATGTGACTTTGTTCTTAAACATCTGTTTATTTGTCTAAGTTAAATTATGTGTAAAAGCAAGTTCAATATTAAgtttagtggtcaacatattgttttgttcattgaGAAGGCAGTATGCATCCAAATTTgccaatacatttattacagtaaatcagcagtcatcCAAACTTAATCAGGTGAGCCGCTAGTTATAAGCAGTGGCTGGCCCACTTAGTAGGTATTGTCACAACAGTATGTAAACCAGTAAAATggtaaaggttgttagtatgtacttacacaaaataaatggttattcGACTGTGTCCCATCaatccattatttttttaagtatatacTTACAACATTTAACCATTACTTAATGTAGCCTCTTTACTGACTTAAATGTCGTTTGACTATTCCAATGTGACTGCTCAATATCTATGCATGTAAATACTACCAGCCCCCTTTCATTCTGTTACTGTGATAGTGTTaagtttgtattcattttttaataaaagattcTCGACACAAGTTATTATAACTGTACCCTGTGTAACAGCTCGGTATGCACAATTTTCCTTCAAGGAAAAGGTAACTTAAATTTCCTTAACTTTCTACATACAAGTTGAcgcaaattttttttttattatttgaatgcattatttttgaatttcatgatcaaaacaaaaaaagcatatgatttgagtagacaaaaaatattagcctttataaaaaatgttttgaattataaGCTAAATACAGTGGCCACAAACTCCCACTTAAATTAGTTCCAAAATTTgctattaatatttttttatttgtacaccaATCATATGCTTTTCTTTTTTGATCATTAATGTCAAATGACTTCAacataaaattgcataaaagctgcactctcacagatttaccatttttacaactttttttattttttgtcttggaaagaccaaatttttgcgtaaatatctgccaaaatataataaaagattgctgacaaatgatcagatcgcagattttcatatttccgttcgaaaattaatgtttaatggtttaacagttactgGTTTAACAGcttcagaaaaatgcataaaacatcagtttttgaacttgaatataaaaatatgagatctgttttttgtcagcagtcttatataactgatttccatggattttcccaaaaatcggctcgttccaagacaaaaaaaagtaaaaaaaagttgtcaaaacactcaatctgtgagagtgcagctttaaaataaaaaattaaatcttTTTGCATCAGCCTTTATTGTGTACCTTTAAACCAAATTCaactaacattttattttacaaaaacatgaaaatcatCATTTGATACATAAATGCACATCAGAttgtacaaacaaaacaaaaactcagAAATCTTCATGGGTTTTTAACATGACTTTACGCCATCACCCATAAACACTTGATACCAAACACCAACCAAAGTTCTAACTTCAGTCACAACTTATATAAGTTCCCATTccattagtattatttttaaaaatatatggtcatttgaacCTCAAGTTGTAAGGGGAAAAAAGGAAACCACTACATCTTTGTAATGGGACCCTAAAAGGGAACAATcattgttctcaataagttCCAGTTGAACCATCTCAAATAGTAGGAACACCCAGCTATAacttatatttcttaaaattcacATAATTTTCCAAATTTGAGCGGGCCCATTGCCATTTGAACCATTGCCACTTGGCCAGCAGCCAGATCTTATTGAACAATATAGGTTTTACATTTGATAGATGCATAAAAGAATCTtcatgcattattatgtttaactcattgtCAAATAccgtatttcctcaaaacaagccttgAATTGTAATACAAATAGAATGAGGCCAATAATACGTCATTTTCATgatcaaatgaatattttgtcgctgtctcagctgagtttatcCATTTAATAAAAGCGCATGTGAAAGTCATGTAAGTAGTATTGATACATATTCAGatgtaatttttaaatttactggtatttacgtggtagacaaaccaaGTAAAATGcagatttgtaaaatacacaaaaactgcgaaagTTACATGTTTTGTAAGCAATGTGATAAATCAGAAACTAAGAtccaatgcgttgtacacaatgataatatttctattaagttcttgacaaaacatgttttcttgcaattgtatcatctggtgtcttgtccctttaatgCCTGTCTGGCAATGCATTGGTCCAatgatcaaaatatcaaatCCGACAAAACTCCCTTAACAAGTGTCTGATCTTTCTTAAAAAGCGATAAGGATAATAGTTGACTACTAGTCCAGATAAATGTTTTCAATGGAATATCATGGATTGTTACAATGAGTGAACTATTCAAAGGGTCATAACTCTCTAATGCACAGGTAATTGTCTCTTAGCTTGGACTCTAAAATATGGCCCTTCGgtcatttgttattgtttaaaaagtaatatgacatttcaatacaattctAAATTCTAAAAGTTTTActcatattattaatatattttatacatatatatataattttatttatacgGTCATAATAAGCagaaaccatattttttttcaagtaaaactCTTAGAATTGTAAAGAAATGTATTGAAACGTCATATTAATACTTTTGAAGCAATATCGACAGACTGAAGGCCATGTTTTAGTGTCCAACCTTTGTGACATTCACCTTTGCCATAATGACTGTCCAATCTTCAAACAAGGACAATATGCATTAACCAAGCTTTAAAATGAATGCACTTAGGAAGATTCATTACTATTGAACCAGTCATTTTAGAGCAGTAGTCCAGACAAATTGTAAACCAATCCATCCAGACTGTCAGACAGCACATAATCAACATCTCCCCTCTATTAAGGGAGACATAATTTGGCTGATCACCcttcttatttttgacaattgttACAAGTTTTCAGCTAGTTCCAAGTTCATCGTTCTTTTGAGGCATTAAGCCCATATTTCCACTATCCCCTAAACTGGGCCTCATCTTCTTCGCTTGCCCCCTCCCTTGGAGGCCTCTAAGGGGAACTGAAGGGGTAGGGCCAGGGTGCCCACAAAGTGCTCTGCCTTGTCCTTTATTTTACGTTTTACCTGACAGCCCAGTGCTCGCAATATCTGCACAGCCCTGgaaaaatcaaattttgaattaaacattatataaaaataacacggAGTGGCCATTCaatatggaatttattgaaGGGGCTACACAGCATATGATACAACTGTAAGACAAAAAGATAATTGTCAaatcttacataaaattgatttgttgcacaacagcaacaaaatattgttttaaatttttaatcgtataaaatgatgtattatctgAAATTATACTAGTCAATTCTAGTCTTGATTTGAGGAAACTCTGTATTTACCAATTTTTGAACAATCTGGTgtccagtccctttaaacaaGTTTGCATTACAATCAAACAAGAGCACCAAAAACAGATGTCAACGCTAACCTGGCCtgaatatcacaaaaatactcaaatttCATCTAATCTTACCACATTTAAAGCATAGTTTGATTCaaaattgtgtatgttttttgaaaatgtttttctcatagattgtgttgataaaaaccgtatgttaatttttcaaagaaaactaattctgGAGCAGAAAATATACTTTCATACCAGTTAATAAACAACGAGTTATACACTTTTCCCAGTAGATTATCTTTTCTTTGGAAAAATGACCAAAGTCTTTCATCAAGATATTTTTTGAgagaatgcatttttaaaattagtaaaaacattatggttttgaatatcttttgatgttatgtggtcaaaatgatttaagattgaGATTTAGggcttttattttttctgaaagAAGGGACAGAAatcaacaataaataaaaccaGTATTGCAAATACAACCTTGCTACACATGAGAAtattgtctctggaaacatgtgtaccaagtttcatttaaatatcttgaacgtttaatttaaactttattttttttccaacgattgtgaagaaagttattttaactTATACTGTCTAAGTCATTCTgattggcacgatgttgcacgaGAGAGTGGACCTGTGTTGTGTGGGAAACAAGAGAACTCAGAGGATTGGTGACctctaaccaaactcacatcctttataaatgtattttgagtTATGGTTAAAAGTTTTGCATGCTCAAGACGGCATCGActccaaggctatcacaatagctcaaTTTTTTCCTCACAAGTAAAGCTGAAAAATGTGACTTTGTAAGTAAAAGCACTCCTTATGATTGCGTTATATGTTtttgatgaaattattgccAACCTTTGAGATCAAGTACAGTAATTTGAAAGCCAAAAGCTcacatatttttctgaaaagccaaaaatgataatatttattattgttttgataaggctccATGCTGCGGGATTAAGGCAGGTCGGTGCAATTAACACATGTAGGTAATTAGCCTCACCGCAGGAAGGCACGTCGGGTCCGACAAGCCATAAAGGCCTGGTGGAAACCTGGAGTTTTAAGGTACTTGACCAAAGTAAAGCCCATACTTGTGTCTGCCAATGTGAAGGTCACACGTGATGTCATCAATATCCGTGGAGAACTCATCTATATGGAGACATAACACCAGCACAAATGCTGCCAGGCGATCCTTCAACCTCGTAGGCTTGCATCTGGTCATagacaaataaagaaacattgcACATAAGTTTCATTATTCTTTCATCAGATATGACCTAAAACTTAATATGATATACTAGAGAATTTCATAGAAGAAAACATTACgctcaagtttcatgaagattgggaaaaagtTTGTGCCCTCTtcagtataaaaacatttaaacaggttTATCCTTGTGACATGAGATTACACATAATGGAAACTGATCTAGAGTTCAAAGAGAAAGACATTGTGACTTATTTCCATGAAATATGGTTTAAGGTATTTAATTTCAAGCAATAACGTTCACCTTGTCTTCAAATAGGCTACCTGCATTTACACAACAAGTTCATCAATGCTAGCAAAGGTTATTTAGCAGAAACAATTATCCTATTTCTAGTAACAGCAACATTCACCCCACCAATCCCAAAAGTCAATCCCAAGCTACATAGTTACATAAACTACCTACACACTAATTTTAATCTCTTTCCAtcaatgttatttaaagtatttgtaggaaagcatttttttagtaCCCTAACAGTGATTAGGTGTCCTCCTCTCACCCaataggttgtgggttcgatccccatcaggggaactttctcatggcctctcaaaaaaggacaaagtactggtttctgcccaggaaacggactcgagagagATTCTATAAGCttagctttcgtcacaatcgagctaaaatgaatttgtatatactAACAGTGATTTTGACCATGACACTTCTGACCCTAAAAGCAatccaaacaaatgtttttgcTTAACCTTCCAAAACAAAGAGTTCACCAATAC from Mya arenaria isolate MELC-2E11 chromosome 3, ASM2691426v1 harbors:
- the LOC128228419 gene encoding uncharacterized protein LOC128228419, coding for MFSVLIMVDTRRIGIFLLCFVALSAVHGQPHHPGDHDWDDHSDDQDHPPGEEANIVLCAHVKEWPSGVQVYPGLVCPVHCCQRNDHVECCEEEEPEPVEHGKGRMLALIIVASLLAVLSIACFAFGCYKHKKAKLRKTRPTGSPNDVPVRLETISGGRYTVPRRAAGWGEDFKLPPSTTSGKYKIPDGPPTYSQATNNYPTQPPPYTSPEPPIDTWNAGSGKETPIPPADVPIATAPSGTVYLSSS